The window ACCTGGTAGGCGGCAAGAGGAACATTAAATGCTTCCTTCACATCGCGGATGATATCCAAAAAGGGGAGGGCCGGTTTGACCATGACGATATCGGCGCCCTCTTCAATATCCAGAGCGACTTCATTGAGCGCCTCACGGCGATTTGCCACATCCATCTGGTAGGTCTTGCGGTCTCCGAATTGTGGCGACGAATCGGCCGCATCCCGAAAAGGGGCATAAAAACAGGAGGAGTATTTTGCGGCATAAGCGAGGATCGAGACCCCTTCATATCCGTTTTCGTCCAGCCCGCTTCGAATGGCCCCGACACGTCCGTCCATCATGTCTGAAGGAGCAACCAGGTCGGCACCCGCCTCGACATGGGTGATCGCCATTTCCGTCAGGACTTCCAAGGTCTCATCATTCAGGATTTTTCCATCTTTAACCAATCCGCAATGTCCATGGGAGGTATATTCATCGATGCAGACATCGGTCATCACCAGAAGGTCCGGAGTCTGGTCTTTAATCGCGCGGACAGCCCGCTGAACGATACCATCTGGCGCGATGCCTTCCGAACCGATTTCGTCCTTGACCTTGGGAATCCCGAAAAGCATCACCCCTGGAATCCCAAGCCGATGGGCCTCTGCCGTCTCTTGTAAGAGCGCAGAAATCGTGAGGCGGTACTGCCCCGGCATGGATTGAATTTCGGTCTTTCCATCCTTTCCATGCATCACGAAAAGGGGTAGGATCAGATGATCAGCAGAGAGGGAGGTCTCGCGAACAAGACGGCGGATCGCCCTGTTTTGTCTCAGTCTCCTGGGACGATGAATCGGAAATGCCACAACATTTTCCTCATAATATTTTTTCTTAAAAAAGAGGGTCAGTCTACTCTTTTTTCCTGTAATAGTCCACCATGGACGCCGCCAGATCCGGGAAGGTATACTTTTTTGGAATGATATCCACCCTGAGCCCGAATTCTCGTGCCGTTCCGGCTGTGATCGGTCCGATACAAGCGATCACACGCGCTTTCATCCATGTCCGCACCTTTTCTTCTCCAATGATCTCCATGAAATTTCTCAGGGTGGAGGAACTGGCAAAGGTCACCACATCAATCCTTTTTTTCGTCATCAGCGATTCGATCTGTTTCACGTCATACGCTGGCCGAAAGGCCTGATATGCCGGGGCGACGCAGACCTCTCCTCCTCGCTTTTTTATTTCATCCGGAAGGATCTCCCGCGCCTCCGCGGCCCGCGGGATCAAGAAGCGCCGACTCCGTATGCCGGCCTTCTCCAGTACATCAAGAACCCCTTCCGCCTTAAACTCCGCAGGGACCAGGTCAACCCGCAACCCCCAGGCCTCAATCTCCTGAGCCGTCCGGGGACCAATCGCACACAGCGTAATCCCCTTCAATAACCGAAGATCTTCACCAAGATCATAAAGCCGCTTCCTGAAGGCGCGGACACCGTTGACAGAGGTAAAGATGATCGTATCATAGGTCTCCAGTTCACGAATCGCGGCGTCGAGTTCCGTCCAACGCGGTGGCGGGACGATTTGGAGGGTCGGGAAGGGGACCACCTCTGCCCCGCAGGCAGTGAGAAGGTCATTAAATTCAATGGCCTGGTCTTTCGCGCGTGTAATCAGAACGCGCTTTCCAAAAAGGGGACGGGATTCATACCAATTCAGGTGGGCACGGAGGGCGACGACTTTCCCGATGACCATCACCACAGGCGGTTTCAAACCTTCTTCAGCCATCCTGGCGACGATCGTCTCAAGCGTCCCTACCACGGTCCTCTGGGAAGGGGTGCTCCCCCATTGGATCAGGGCAATCGGGGTATCAGGGGGCCTTCCATGATCGACCAGTTTCGCGATGATCGCAGGAAGGTTTCCCATCCCCATTAAGACCACCAGGGTATCCGGACTTGTGGCCAATGCCGCCCAGTTGAGGGCGCTTCCCCCTTTGTGCGGGTCTTCATGCCCGGTGATAAAAGCGACGCTGGAGGCCACCTCCCGATGGGTCAGCGAAATACCAGCATAGGCCGGTACAGCGATTGCGGAACTCACTCCTGGAACAATCTCAAAAGGAATTCCGGCGCTCACCAGCGCCTCTGCCTCTTCACCTCCTCTTCCGAAGATAAAGGGATCTCCCCCTTTGAGGCGAACAACCTGCCTTCCGGCCTGAGCCGCTTCAATCATCAGGCTATTGATCTTCTCCTGATGAGAGATGCTTCGCGAGCCCCCCTTTTTTCCAACATAGATCTTCTCTGCCCCCTCCTTCAGGAAATCGAGTAGCTTGGGATTGGCCAGATAATCGTAAATGACCGTATCGGCCTCCGCCAACAACTCCTTCCCGCGAAGGGTGATCAACTTCGGATCACCCGGCCCCGCGCCAACCAGAGAAACCTTTCCAATCTCTTCCCCCAACAAGTACTCCCTTCACACTGCTGTAAGGTCAATGGCAATACACATAAGCCCTCGCAGGATATCGGTCTTTCCCGGAGTTTTCAATAAAAATAGGATTGGAATGAGTTGATTCTACACGGAACGATCCCTGTCTACAAGGCAATGCGCCCCAAGATACGAGATCGGATCTTGGGGTCTGTCGGAGAAATAGGGTTGTCACGAGGTGAATGGAAAACAGAGACAAGTTTTTAGGTTATTTGAGGCGATTAGCACAGAAAACGAACAAGATCAGCGGCAAGTCTCGTAGATTGTCTGAGTCAAATCGACAAAAAGGATCAACCACCCATCTATGCAGCTCTCCTCTGTACATCCTCCTCGTGGTGTCGCTCCTCATCATGCAGAAAGGAGATGACTTCCTGCCGGCAGACGGGACAATACAACCTGCAGGCGGAACAATATGAGAAAAAAAGGAGAGAGGAGATGATCATTAAAAAACCCCCGGACAGAAGGAAGTAAAAAGGCCTCCAATTGGAAAAAAAGAGGGAGAGCTGACTCGGTCCGGTCATAAGGGCAATACTACTGGGCACGGGATAAGACCCTCCAGAGATTCGACTATCCATTCTTCTCTCCAGGAGAATGATCATTTGGATAATTTCCTCGCGATTCAGGTTCAGCCGGTCCAGCTCTTTCCAAAAATCCCGGAGTTTGAGATTCTCCAGATAATCGATATAGCCTGCATAATGCCCTGCCTCCATATCAATATTTTGACCCAAGCGGTTATAAAGGAGAGGAACCTCTCCACGACCCTCAGGATTGCGCGAAAAATCGGCTGCCTCAGCAACGCTGCTCCAAAAAGCCATAATGATGACCAGATAAAGCAGAAGACCCATCCTCTTCGAGACCACGCTAAGCATCATCAACCCTCCTGGCGGAACAACCTCTTCATGATCAAGTGAATGAGCAAATACAATGCCTTGTTTCCCGACGATCCCCTTTTTATTTACTTGTATTTTCAGTCAGTTAGTAGGAGGTCTATTTAACAGCCGTGGAAAATATCCACACACTGTGAAAAAAACAAACACCCAGCTTGGACTAAATGACTGAGGAATCCCGCCCGGGAAGGACTGGGATTCCGATCGCTATGCGTGTTCAGTCCAGGAAGGAGGGAATAAATACCTTGCGAAGATTACGCCATTCCTGTCGGCCTGGATTATCGCCCCAGGAGATCTTCTCGATCGTGAGCGCACGATACGATTGAATCTTCACGCCCTGAGATCCTCCCGCAGATGCTCGCTTCACCTCAACAATGAGCGCCCCGTCCTCATCGGTCCTGTAGACCTGAATATCCCGATTCCCATATTCAGAAACAATTTTCGGATGAGGGTGCCCGTAGCGGTTTCGGCTTCCGACCGAGATCACCGCCACTCGGGGTCGTACCGCCGAAACAAACGAAGGCGTGGAGGAACTTCGGCTTCCATGATGCGGGACTTTCAGAAATGTACTCCTTAGTTCAAGGCCGCCTTCGACAAGGTCTCGCTCCACCTCCCGTTCAATATCTCCGGTCAGCAGGAAGGAGACCCCTTCACGGCCGAACCCAGGACAGGCAAGACGGAAGACTATGGAATAATCGTTCAGGTTATCTCCTTTTCTAAAAGTCTTCTCTGAAGAGGGATTCAGGAAAACAATACGGCAACCGTCAATCTCCATCGGGGGATGATCCTCGGAGATCGCTCGAACGGTGATCCTCTTTTCTTTCACCAACGCTGTAATTTCCCTGAAGAAAGAACTCTCCCTTGCAATACCGTCTGTCCAGACCTCGCCGATCTTAAACTTCCTCAGAAGATAGGGGAAACCGCCCATATGATCTATCTGAGGGTGCGTACCGACAAGGAAATCTATCGTTCGGATTCCACGCTCCCAAAGATAGGGGGCAATGGCCGAACGACCTGTACGGCGGGGACCCCCGTCAATCAGCATGGTAAGCCCTTTAGGAAACTCAATAAGTGTCGCATCTCCCTGACCGACATCGAGAAAGGTTACACGAAGTTTTTCCGGAGCGAGACGCATCCCTCCCCATCCCAGGAAGAAGAGAAAAAAGCCGGCCACCAGGCACAGCAACCGCCGCCATGGGGCGCCCCTGACCAGGAAGGTAAAAAGAAAACCATAAAAAAGAACGAGAGAAAAGAGGGGCGGAGAGGCAAAATGAAGGCCGGCTCCAGGGAAACTTGAGAAGAACGCCGCGCCCTGATAATAGAATGATCCAATCCATTGATGGAGAGAGGGGAAGGGAAATCCCTGCTCAAGAAAGAGTGAGAACAGGGACGAGATCAGGCCAAAGGGCACCATGATCCACCCGGCAAAGGGGACAATGACGAGGTTTGCCAGGAATCCAACACAACTGAGTTGATGGAAATAGTAGAGCGTCAGCGG of the Candidatus Manganitrophaceae bacterium genome contains:
- the hemB gene encoding porphobilinogen synthase; its protein translation is MAFPIHRPRRLRQNRAIRRLVRETSLSADHLILPLFVMHGKDGKTEIQSMPGQYRLTISALLQETAEAHRLGIPGVMLFGIPKVKDEIGSEGIAPDGIVQRAVRAIKDQTPDLLVMTDVCIDEYTSHGHCGLVKDGKILNDETLEVLTEMAITHVEAGADLVAPSDMMDGRVGAIRSGLDENGYEGVSILAYAAKYSSCFYAPFRDAADSSPQFGDRKTYQMDVANRREALNEVALDIEEGADIVMVKPALPFLDIIRDVKEAFNVPLAAYQVSGEYAMIKAAAAKGWLDETRAMSESLLSIRRAGADMILTYFAKEFARMGLEGPAG
- the cobA gene encoding uroporphyrinogen-III C-methyltransferase, which encodes MLGEEIGKVSLVGAGPGDPKLITLRGKELLAEADTVIYDYLANPKLLDFLKEGAEKIYVGKKGGSRSISHQEKINSLMIEAAQAGRQVVRLKGGDPFIFGRGGEEAEALVSAGIPFEIVPGVSSAIAVPAYAGISLTHREVASSVAFITGHEDPHKGGSALNWAALATSPDTLVVLMGMGNLPAIIAKLVDHGRPPDTPIALIQWGSTPSQRTVVGTLETIVARMAEEGLKPPVVMVIGKVVALRAHLNWYESRPLFGKRVLITRAKDQAIEFNDLLTACGAEVVPFPTLQIVPPPRWTELDAAIRELETYDTIIFTSVNGVRAFRKRLYDLGEDLRLLKGITLCAIGPRTAQEIEAWGLRVDLVPAEFKAEGVLDVLEKAGIRSRRFLIPRAAEAREILPDEIKKRGGEVCVAPAYQAFRPAYDVKQIESLMTKKRIDVVTFASSSTLRNFMEIIGEEKVRTWMKARVIACIGPITAGTAREFGLRVDIIPKKYTFPDLAASMVDYYRKKE
- a CDS encoding ComEC/Rec2 family competence protein — encoded protein: MSTLGATLGTAPLTLYYFHQLSCVGFLANLVIVPFAGWIMVPFGLISSLFSLFLEQGFPFPSLHQWIGSFYYQGAAFFSSFPGAGLHFASPPLFSLVLFYGFLFTFLVRGAPWRRLLCLVAGFFLFFLGWGGMRLAPEKLRVTFLDVGQGDATLIEFPKGLTMLIDGGPRRTGRSAIAPYLWERGIRTIDFLVGTHPQIDHMGGFPYLLRKFKIGEVWTDGIARESSFFREITALVKEKRITVRAISEDHPPMEIDGCRIVFLNPSSEKTFRKGDNLNDYSIVFRLACPGFGREGVSFLLTGDIEREVERDLVEGGLELRSTFLKVPHHGSRSSSTPSFVSAVRPRVAVISVGSRNRYGHPHPKIVSEYGNRDIQVYRTDEDGALIVEVKRASAGGSQGVKIQSYRALTIEKISWGDNPGRQEWRNLRKVFIPSFLD